In one Kitasatospora cineracea genomic region, the following are encoded:
- a CDS encoding helix-turn-helix transcriptional regulator, with translation MNRRADLGAFLRSRRARIRPEDAGIRGFGERRRVPGLRREEVAQLAGVSADYYTRFEQGRAENASDAIVDAVARALRLDAVETGHLHRLVRAGGGPLPTPVQQVRPGLRRLMDSMPHTPAYVVGRRTDVLAWNAPMAAMMIDFAALPPERLNKAWLVFCHEELRSRFVDREAKARDIVGYLRLDLGRHPGDPAYPALIGELSDASPEFRRLWEQQEIREKTHGSYHLRHPAVGEFTVAYESLTLPGDSDQTLVTYTAEEGSPSQAALHVLAELAELAELAERPLAPAVPGPGVS, from the coding sequence ATGAACCGACGAGCCGACCTCGGTGCCTTCCTGCGCTCCCGCCGCGCCCGGATCCGCCCGGAGGACGCGGGGATCCGGGGTTTCGGCGAGCGGCGGCGGGTGCCGGGCCTGCGCCGCGAGGAGGTGGCCCAGCTCGCCGGGGTGAGCGCCGACTACTACACCCGCTTCGAGCAGGGCCGGGCCGAGAACGCGTCCGACGCGATCGTCGACGCCGTCGCCCGGGCGCTGCGCCTGGACGCGGTCGAGACCGGCCACCTGCACCGGCTGGTGCGGGCCGGCGGCGGGCCGCTGCCGACGCCCGTGCAGCAGGTGCGTCCGGGCCTGCGCCGGCTGATGGACTCGATGCCGCACACCCCGGCGTACGTGGTCGGCCGCCGCACCGACGTGCTGGCCTGGAACGCGCCGATGGCCGCCATGATGATCGACTTCGCCGCGCTGCCGCCCGAGCGGCTCAACAAGGCGTGGCTGGTCTTCTGCCACGAGGAGCTGCGCAGCCGCTTCGTCGACCGGGAGGCCAAGGCCCGCGACATCGTCGGCTACCTGCGCCTGGACCTCGGCCGCCACCCGGGGGACCCGGCGTACCCGGCGCTGATCGGTGAACTGTCGGACGCCAGCCCGGAGTTCCGGCGGCTGTGGGAGCAGCAGGAGATCCGGGAGAAGACCCACGGCAGCTACCACCTGCGCCATCCCGCGGTCGGCGAGTTCACCGTCGCCTACGAGAGCCTGACCCTGCCCGGCGATTCCGACCAGACCCTGGTCACCTACACCGCCGAGGAGGGCTCCCCCTCCCAGGCCGCCCTGCACGTCCTCGCCGAGCTCGCCGAACTCGCCGAACTCGCCGAACGCCCCCTCGCCCCGGCCGTCCCGGGCCCGGGCGTCTCCTGA
- a CDS encoding penicillin acylase family protein: MPAAPRPRRLRSAALAVLASAALLLGALTAQPAAGAAAGPAPAAGDPCLGQCQDVLTAGENGHATLAGILLHQSVGTRPAHSADQVDEYDALLHDYSGLTPDQLSAYFDDASFGVPAGQVESTTTPRAGVTITRDRATGTPHVKGVTRSDTEFGAGYAAGQDRLWLIDVLRHVGRGQLSSFAGGAAGNRELEQSLWAVAPYTEADLQQQIDRVKASGPRGAQAWQDVQDYVAGLNAFAAADVAANTYPGEYVLTGHGSTIAPFTATDVVAISSVIGAIFGGGGGGEVGNALARLALRRQYGTEAGDRAYAAWRAEDDPEATPTVHDGTAFPYAASPAAPVGTALPDPGSVTEVPRTANGTGTGAGSALSGAAEGVLPADLITAKKGMSNALLVSGAHTASGHPVAVYGPQTGYYAPQILMVQELDGPGLRSRGASFPGLSFYVEIGRGLDYSWSATSANQDITDTFAVELCEPGGGAPSTSSTGYLLDGTCTPFERLVQHDAWQPSTADSTAAGAYDLVTLRSAYGLVTHTGTVGGRPVAYTALRSTYRHEVDSVIGFQQFNDPAAITSAAAFQRAAQDIGYTFNWFYADADHTAYYNSGTEPLRAPGTDPDLPILALPAYTWQGWDRAANTSAVEPADRHAHSTDQDYYVSWNNKQAPGFTSAWGNGAVHRADLLDTRVKALVQRGAVTRTDLVKAMEDAANVDLRAERVLPELLAVLDSAPVTDPAAAAAVAGLRAWAAGGSHRREASKGAGVYTDAEAIRVLDAWWPLLVEGEFRPGLGDAAWQALTAVAPINETPSGGQSGATSGGSDIAAGQAHKGSAFQHGWWSYVDKDLRTVLGRPVTGPLERAYCGAGTLSACRQVLLTTLTRAVATPAATTYPADKYCAAGDQLCADSIVHRAMGGITVPRIAWQNRPTYQQVVEFPARRTDDLTDLARGATATASDYQDAIVVAYPPKQAVDGSTGTRWASKTVATAWLDVDLGTVRKVGRVVLDWSDQYATAYRIDVSTDGTAWRTVYSTTTDRGGLENRPFTPTDARHVRVVMLTRGTDNRYSLNEVGVYGK; this comes from the coding sequence GTGCCCGCTGCCCCCCGCCCCCGCCGACTGCGTTCGGCCGCCCTCGCCGTCCTCGCCTCCGCCGCGCTGCTGCTCGGCGCGCTCACCGCCCAGCCGGCCGCCGGGGCCGCCGCCGGGCCCGCCCCCGCCGCCGGGGACCCGTGCCTGGGCCAGTGCCAGGACGTCCTGACGGCGGGTGAGAACGGCCACGCCACGCTGGCCGGGATCCTGCTGCACCAGAGCGTGGGGACCCGGCCCGCGCACTCCGCCGACCAGGTGGACGAGTACGACGCGCTGCTGCACGACTACAGCGGCCTGACGCCCGACCAGCTGTCGGCGTACTTCGACGACGCCTCCTTCGGGGTGCCCGCCGGGCAGGTGGAGAGCACCACCACGCCGCGCGCCGGGGTGACCATCACCCGGGACAGGGCCACCGGCACCCCGCACGTCAAGGGCGTCACCCGGTCCGACACCGAGTTCGGCGCGGGCTACGCGGCCGGGCAGGACCGGCTCTGGCTGATCGACGTGCTGCGGCACGTCGGCCGCGGGCAGCTGTCCTCGTTCGCGGGCGGCGCGGCGGGCAACCGGGAGCTGGAGCAGAGCCTGTGGGCGGTCGCCCCGTACACCGAGGCGGACCTGCAGCAGCAGATCGACCGGGTGAAGGCGTCCGGCCCGCGCGGGGCGCAGGCCTGGCAAGACGTGCAGGACTACGTGGCGGGCCTGAACGCCTTCGCGGCGGCCGACGTCGCGGCGAACACCTACCCGGGCGAGTACGTGCTGACCGGGCACGGCTCGACCATCGCCCCGTTCACGGCCACCGACGTGGTGGCGATCTCCTCGGTGATCGGGGCGATCTTCGGCGGCGGCGGGGGCGGCGAGGTCGGCAACGCGCTGGCCCGGCTCGCCCTGCGCCGGCAGTACGGCACCGAGGCGGGCGACCGGGCGTACGCGGCCTGGCGGGCCGAGGACGACCCGGAGGCGACGCCCACCGTGCACGACGGCACGGCCTTCCCGTACGCGGCCTCGCCCGCCGCGCCGGTGGGCACCGCGCTGCCGGACCCGGGGTCGGTCACCGAGGTCCCCCGCACCGCCAACGGCACGGGCACCGGGGCCGGGAGCGCCCTGTCCGGGGCCGCCGAGGGCGTGCTGCCCGCCGACCTGATCACCGCGAAGAAGGGCATGTCGAACGCCCTGCTGGTGTCCGGCGCGCACACCGCCTCCGGGCACCCGGTCGCCGTGTACGGCCCGCAGACCGGCTACTACGCGCCGCAGATCCTGATGGTCCAGGAGCTGGACGGGCCGGGCCTGCGCAGCCGGGGCGCGTCCTTCCCGGGCCTGAGCTTCTACGTGGAGATCGGCCGCGGCCTGGACTACTCGTGGAGCGCGACCTCCGCCAACCAGGACATCACCGACACCTTCGCGGTCGAGCTGTGCGAGCCCGGCGGCGGCGCCCCGTCCACCTCCTCGACCGGCTACCTGCTGGACGGCACCTGCACCCCGTTCGAGCGGCTGGTCCAGCACGACGCCTGGCAGCCGAGCACCGCGGACTCCACCGCGGCGGGCGCCTACGACCTGGTGACGCTGCGTTCGGCGTACGGGCTGGTCACCCACACCGGGACGGTCGGCGGGCGGCCGGTGGCGTACACCGCGCTGCGCTCCACCTACCGGCACGAGGTGGACTCGGTGATCGGCTTCCAGCAGTTCAACGACCCGGCGGCGATCACCTCGGCGGCGGCGTTCCAGCGCGCCGCGCAGGACATCGGCTACACCTTCAACTGGTTCTACGCGGACGCCGACCACACCGCCTACTACAACTCCGGCACCGAGCCGCTGCGCGCCCCCGGCACCGACCCGGACCTGCCGATCCTGGCCCTGCCGGCCTACACCTGGCAGGGCTGGGACCGGGCCGCCAACACCTCCGCGGTCGAACCCGCCGACCGGCACGCGCACTCCACCGACCAGGACTACTACGTCAGTTGGAACAACAAGCAGGCCCCCGGCTTCACCTCGGCCTGGGGCAACGGCGCCGTCCACCGGGCCGACCTGCTGGACACCCGGGTGAAGGCGCTGGTGCAGCGCGGCGCCGTCACCCGCACCGACCTGGTCAAGGCGATGGAGGACGCCGCCAACGTCGACCTGCGGGCCGAACGGGTGCTGCCCGAACTGCTCGCGGTGCTGGACTCGGCGCCGGTCACCGACCCGGCGGCGGCCGCCGCCGTCGCCGGGCTGCGGGCCTGGGCGGCGGGCGGCTCGCACCGGCGCGAGGCGAGCAAGGGCGCGGGCGTGTACACCGACGCGGAGGCGATCCGGGTGCTGGACGCCTGGTGGCCGCTGCTGGTGGAGGGCGAGTTCCGGCCCGGCCTGGGCGATGCGGCCTGGCAGGCGCTGACGGCCGTCGCCCCGATCAACGAGACGCCCTCCGGCGGGCAGTCGGGCGCCACCTCCGGCGGCAGCGACATCGCGGCCGGCCAGGCGCACAAGGGCTCGGCGTTCCAGCACGGCTGGTGGTCGTACGTCGACAAGGACCTGCGCACGGTGCTCGGCCGCCCGGTGACCGGCCCGCTGGAGAGGGCGTACTGCGGCGCCGGCACGCTGAGCGCCTGCCGCCAGGTGCTGCTGACCACGCTGACCCGGGCGGTGGCCACCCCGGCCGCCACCACCTACCCGGCCGACAAGTACTGCGCGGCGGGCGACCAGCTGTGCGCCGACTCGATCGTGCACCGGGCGATGGGCGGCATCACCGTCCCGCGGATCGCCTGGCAGAACCGGCCCACCTACCAGCAGGTCGTGGAGTTCCCGGCCCGCCGCACCGACGACCTGACCGACCTGGCCCGCGGGGCGACCGCCACCGCCTCCGACTACCAGGACGCGATCGTGGTCGCCTACCCGCCCAAGCAGGCCGTCGACGGCAGCACCGGCACCCGCTGGGCCTCCAAGACCGTCGCCACCGCCTGGCTGGACGTCGACCTGGGCACCGTCCGCAAGGTCGGCCGGGTGGTCCTCGACTGGTCCGACCAGTACGCCACCGCCTACCGGATCGACGTCTCCACCGACGGCACCGCCTGGCGCACCGTCTACTCCACCACCACCGACCGCGGCGGCCTGGAGAACCGCCCCTTCACCCCGACCGACGCCCGCCACGTCCGGGTGGTGATGCTGACCCGCGGCACCGACAACCGCTACTCGCTCAACGAGGTCGGCGTGTACGGGAAGTGA
- a CDS encoding ABC transporter ATP-binding protein, with amino-acid sequence MTVPTTQAAPAAPLLAVRDLTVDFGGRPAVRGVDLELHRGETLGLVGESGSGKSVTALAVLGLLPATARTGGSVRLDGRELLGLPARQLAAVRGRRIAMVFQDPLSAFTPVHRIGDQLAEAVRIHQDLGRAAARKRAADLLDLVGIPDPARALDAFPHEFSGGMRQRAMIAMAVANDPDVLLADEPTTALDVTIQAQVLEVLRTARRETGAALVLVSHDLGVIAGSADRVAVMYAGRIVETAPVDDLFAAPRHPYTLGLIGAVPRLDGPGRALVPIPGAPPATGELPTPGCAFAARCPLVEDRCHQDEPPLTALAEPSAAPPAAAPPVPAAAAPPGPAAHLAACVRAAHLAAARPAPAEVYPVPDLPAAAVRPRAERPDVLTVRGLTRSFPQRRGGLLRRRAGEVHAVDGVDLDIRQGETLGLVGESGSGKSTTLYEILRLAAPQGGRIELLGQDTAALDRAATRRLRSRVQIVFQDPAASLDPRMPIGDVLAEPLLAQRTPAAEARRRVPELLRQVGLDPAYADRYPHEFSGGQRQRISIARALAVRPDLLALDEPVSALDVSVQAGVLNLLQRLKAELGLAYLFVSHDLSVVRHLADRVAVMYLGRTVETGTADRVFTHPRHPYTRALLAAVPRPDPATERTRPRHLLAGDPPSPTTRHPGCPFRTRCPVQPTLTPAQRQRCATEPRPPPRPPRTPTTPRPATTRTEPAPDPRRAPDADRARGPTERHFPYTPTSLSE; translated from the coding sequence ATGACCGTCCCGACCACCCAGGCCGCTCCGGCCGCCCCGCTGCTCGCCGTCCGCGACCTCACCGTCGACTTCGGCGGCCGCCCGGCGGTCCGCGGCGTCGACCTCGAACTGCACCGGGGCGAGACGCTCGGGCTGGTCGGCGAGTCCGGCTCCGGCAAGTCCGTCACCGCGCTCGCCGTGCTCGGCCTGCTGCCCGCCACCGCCCGCACCGGCGGCTCGGTCCGCCTCGACGGCCGCGAACTGCTCGGCCTGCCCGCCCGGCAGCTCGCCGCCGTCCGCGGCCGCCGGATCGCCATGGTCTTCCAGGACCCGCTCTCCGCGTTCACCCCCGTCCACCGGATCGGCGACCAGCTCGCCGAAGCCGTCCGGATCCACCAGGACCTCGGCCGGGCCGCCGCCCGCAAGCGCGCCGCCGACCTGCTCGACCTGGTCGGCATCCCCGACCCGGCCCGCGCCCTGGACGCCTTCCCGCACGAGTTCTCCGGCGGCATGCGGCAACGCGCCATGATCGCCATGGCGGTGGCCAACGACCCCGACGTGCTGCTCGCCGACGAGCCCACCACCGCCCTCGACGTCACCATCCAGGCCCAGGTCCTCGAGGTGCTGCGCACCGCCCGGCGCGAGACCGGCGCCGCCCTCGTCCTGGTCAGCCACGACCTCGGGGTGATCGCCGGCAGCGCCGACCGGGTCGCCGTCATGTACGCCGGACGGATCGTCGAGACCGCCCCCGTCGACGACCTGTTCGCCGCCCCCCGGCACCCCTACACGCTCGGCCTGATCGGCGCCGTCCCCCGCCTCGACGGCCCCGGCCGCGCCCTGGTCCCGATCCCCGGCGCCCCGCCCGCCACCGGCGAACTCCCCACCCCCGGCTGCGCGTTCGCCGCCCGCTGCCCGCTCGTCGAGGACCGCTGCCACCAGGACGAACCCCCGCTGACCGCCCTCGCCGAGCCCTCGGCGGCCCCACCCGCCGCCGCACCGCCCGTACCCGCCGCCGCCGCACCGCCCGGGCCCGCCGCCCACCTCGCCGCCTGCGTGCGCGCCGCCCACCTCGCCGCCGCCCGGCCCGCCCCCGCCGAGGTGTACCCCGTCCCGGACCTGCCCGCCGCCGCCGTGCGCCCGCGCGCCGAACGCCCGGACGTGCTCACCGTCCGCGGCCTCACCCGCAGCTTCCCGCAGCGCCGCGGCGGCCTGCTGCGCCGACGGGCCGGCGAGGTGCACGCCGTCGACGGGGTGGACCTCGACATCCGGCAGGGCGAGACGCTCGGGCTGGTCGGCGAGTCCGGCTCCGGCAAGTCCACCACCCTGTACGAGATCCTGCGGCTGGCGGCCCCGCAGGGCGGCCGGATCGAACTGCTCGGCCAGGACACCGCCGCCCTCGACCGGGCCGCCACCCGGCGGCTGCGCTCCCGGGTGCAGATCGTCTTCCAGGACCCGGCGGCCTCGCTCGACCCCCGGATGCCGATCGGCGACGTGCTCGCCGAACCGCTGCTCGCCCAGCGCACCCCCGCCGCCGAGGCCCGCCGCCGGGTGCCCGAACTGCTGCGCCAGGTCGGCCTCGACCCCGCGTACGCCGACCGCTACCCGCACGAGTTCTCCGGCGGCCAGCGCCAGCGGATCTCCATCGCCCGCGCCCTCGCCGTCCGCCCCGACCTGCTGGCCCTGGACGAGCCGGTCTCCGCCCTCGACGTCTCCGTCCAGGCCGGCGTGCTCAACCTGCTCCAACGCCTGAAGGCCGAACTCGGCCTCGCCTACCTGTTCGTCTCGCACGACCTGTCCGTGGTGCGCCACCTGGCCGACCGGGTCGCCGTCATGTACCTCGGCCGCACCGTCGAGACCGGCACCGCCGACCGGGTCTTCACCCACCCCCGCCACCCCTACACCCGGGCCCTGCTCGCCGCCGTCCCCCGCCCCGACCCCGCCACCGAACGCACCCGCCCCCGCCACCTGCTGGCCGGCGACCCGCCCTCCCCCACCACCCGCCACCCCGGCTGCCCCTTCCGCACCCGCTGCCCCGTCCAGCCCACCCTCACCCCCGCCCAACGCCAACGCTGCGCCACCGAACCCCGCCCCCCACCCCGGCCGCCCCGGACACCGACCACACCGCGGCCTGCCACTACCCGGACTGAACCCGCCCCGGACCCGCGCCGAGCCCCGGACGCCGACCGCGCCCGGGGCCCGACGGAGCGTCACTTCCCGTACACGCCGACCTCGTTGAGCGAGTAG